In Mastacembelus armatus chromosome 22, fMasArm1.2, whole genome shotgun sequence, a genomic segment contains:
- the six6a gene encoding homeobox protein SIX6, with product MFQLPILNFSPQQVAGVCETLEESGDVERLGRFLWSLPVAPAACEVLNKNESVLRARAVVAFHTGNFRELYHILENHKFTKESHTKLQALWLEAHYQEAEKLRGRPLGPVDKYRVRKKFPLPRTIWDGEQKTHCFKERTRHLLREWYLQDPYPNPSKKRELAQATGLTPTQVGNWFKNRRQRDRAAAAKNRLQQQVLSGGSVRSLADEDGTVDRLGNSSSPEASLSSKAAASAISITSSDSECDI from the exons ATGTTTCAGCTGCCCATCTTAAATTTCAGCCCCCAGCAGGTCGCCGGGGTCTGCGAGACTCTGGAGGAGAGCGGGGACGTCGAGCGCCTCGGCCGCTTCCTCTGGTCTCTGCCCGTGGCGCCGGCGGCCTGCGAGGTTCTCAACAAGAACGAGTCGGTGCTGAGGGCCCGCGCCGTCGTCGCCTTCCACACGGGCAATTTCCGCGAACTCTACCACATCCTGGAGAACCACAAGTTCACCAAAGAGTCGCACACGAAGCTGCAGGCGCTGTGGCTCGAAGCGCATTACCAGGAGGCTGAGAAGCTTCGGGGACGCCCGCTGGGGCCGGTGGACAAATACAGGGTTCGGAAGAAGTTCCCCCTACCCAGAACCATCTGGGACGGAGAGCAGAAAACCCACTGCTTCAAGGAGAGAACCCGGCACTTGTTAAGAGAATGGTATTTGCAGGATCCCTACCCGAATCCCAGTAAAAAGAGGGAGCTTGCTCAGGCTACTGGACTTACACCCACACAAGTAGGAAACTGGTTCAAAAACCgcagacaaagagacagagcagcGGCTGCGAAGAACAG GCTCCAGCAGCAGGTCCTGTCCGGCGGATCGGTTCGCTCCCTAGCGGACGAGGACGGCACCGTGGACCGCCTGGGAAACTCGTCCAGCCCGGAGGCCAGTCTGTCCAGCAAAGCAGCCGCCTCGGCCATCTCCATCACCTCCAGCGACAGTGAATGTGACATCTGA